The region GACGGACGATCGGGCTGAGACAGTCCAGCGACTCCTTGGCCGGACCCGTTCAGTCTCGACAAGCGTAGTAGCGGAACTCGAGGCAGCCGGCGATGTGGACATTGGGGAGTTCGAACTCAGCGCAGCAGTCCACGTCACCTGTCGGGACTGTACCAGCCGGTATGAACTTACAGCGTTCCTCGACCGCGGCCACTGTGACTGCGACGAGTAAGGGGCAGATATACGTTACAGCCGTACGTCTGTAATGTTTATCTCCACTGCCGGAAGCTATTTAGCCTGCACAGGACACCCTCGGAACATGACCACTTCCTCGGATCCGACCACCAAACAGGCGCGGCTCTCGGCCCGGAACATCGGGGGCATCGACGAGACCGCAGTCGAGTTTGGTTCCGGCATCACCGTGTTGGAGGGGCGGAACGCCACTAACCGAACATCGCTGCTGCAAGCCATTATGGCCAGCTGCGGCAGCGAGCGCGTCTCGATGAAGGCTGACGCGGAGACAGCCACTGTCTCCCTGTCAGTTGATGGCCAAACGTCCGAACGCACGCTGACACGCGAGGACGGCGAACTCGTTGGAACCGGGGACGCGCTGGTCGAGGACGTTCAGTCCGCTGAGTTGTTCGCGTTTCTGTTGGAATCCAACGAAGCCCGCCGTGCGGTGGCGCGCGGTGACGACCTCCGCGAACTCATCATGCGGCCAATCGACACCGCGTCCATCCGACGAGAAATCCAGGAGGCCGAGCAGCGCAAGCGCGCTATCGACGACCGGCTCGAGGAACTCGAAGCGCTTGAACACGCCCGCCCCGCGCTGGAAGGCCGCCACGAAGAACTGGCAACGGAAATCGAGGAGACCGAAGAGAAACTGGCGGCCGTCGAGGCAGATATCGACGACACGTCGGCGGCCATCGGTGAGGAGCGGGCCCAACAGGAGCAACTGACGGAGAAGCTCTCGGAACTGCGTGCCCTCCGGAACCAACTGGACGACGTGCGCTACGACCGCGAAACGGAGCGAGCCAGCATCGAACGGTCGCGCGAAGAGCAGGCAGATCTTCAGGAGGAGCTGTCAGCGTTGCCGGAGCCCGACGGCGGGGAACTCGAGGAGATCAGACGGCAGCGCGACGAACACCGATCTGAGCGCTCTCGGTTGGAGCGGAAACTGAACGAACTCGATACTGTGGTCCAGTTCAATCAGGAGATACTCGAGGGGTCGCGGGAGACAGTCCTCGACGCGCTTGGCGATGGCGGAGCACGTTTCGACAGCGGCACAGTCACCGATCAACTCGTCACCGACGAGGAGGCGGTCAACTGCTGGACCTGCGGGTCATCTGTCCGAACCGACGAAATCGAACAGACGGTCGACATGCTCCGCGAACTCCGAGCGCGGACCGCCGAGGAGCGCGACGTGGTACAGGCCGAACTCGACCGGTTGGACGAACGGGCCGAGGAGCTGTCGGCCGAGCGGGACCGTCACGAGGAGGCGACCGACCGACTCCAGCGCATCGAGCGCGAACTCGAGGAGGGAGAAGAAACCCTGGACTCCCTCGACGACCGGCGCGAGTCGCTGGAGGCAGATATCGAAGCCGTCGAGCACGAGGTGGAACAGCACCGCGACGAGAGCCGCGGGGAACTGCTCGAACTCCACGAACGCGCCAACGAACTCGAACGCGAACTCGGCCGGCTGGATAATGAGCGCGACACCGTCGAGGCCGAACTCGCGGAGGTCCGGGAGGGGCTCGAAGAGCGCGCGGCGCTCGAAGACGAGCGTGTGGCGCTTCAGGACCGGCTGGTCGATCTCCGGACACGCATCGAGCGCATTCAAGAAGAGGTCGTCGAGACGTTCAACGAACAGATGGAGACGGTGCTGGGGCTGCTGGGCTACGAGAACCTCGACCGCGTCTGGATCGAGCGGACAAAACAGATGGGCGCCGAAGAGGCCAGCTACCACCTCCACATCGTGCGCAACACCGAGGGAACAGTGTACGAGGACTCGATCGACCATCTGAGTGAGAGCGAGCGGGAGGTGGTCGGCCTGGTGTTTGCGCTGGCAGGCTATCTCGCCCACGAGGTTTACGACGACTGTCCGTTCGTCCTGCTGGACTCCCTGGAAGCCATTGACTCGGAACGTATCGCGGCGTTGGTCGACCATTTCCAGTCCTACAGTGACTACCTCGTGGTGGCCTTGCTGCCGGAGGACGCCGCTGCCGTCGACGAGGACTACGAGCGAATCACCGACATCTGAGGCGGAATCACGGCCACATTCTGCAGTAGCCGTTCCGTATGCTGGATGCAGTTCGAATTGAATCCTGTTTCGGGTGATCCCGCACCGAGTGCCACCTGAAGCCGACTCCCACGGCTACTCACTCGCTTGCGCGTGTGGAGAAACAGCACGGAGCTGCGTGTACGGAAAATACTGTTCCGTATAGTCGAACAACCGATTGTCGGGAAAAATAGTCCTAATCCGGACCGATAGGTGGTGAAATGCCGAGAATGAGCGGTTTGGAACCGTTCCATCTGTCGGAACACTTTTGCATCAACGGGGCAACACCATGCCTATGCCTACCAATACCGAACATGGGCCGGTTTCGACGGTTGAGCGCGCATTCGACGTGGTCGAGTTCCTTCGTGAGGCCGAGACAGCGACGCTCGCGGAGGTGACGGCGGCCCTTGGCGTCGCCAAGAGCACCGCTCACCGCCACCTCCGGACGCTCGAGCAGCGGGGCTACGTGATTCGGGAGGGGGATGCGTTTACGCTGGGAATGCGCTTTCTCGACCACGGCTACTTCGTCCGACGGCGAGACCCTGCATACGCGCTCGCGCGTGAGAAAGTAGAAGCACTCGCGGCCCAGACAGAGGAGCGCGCCCAGTTTATCGTCGAGGAACACGACGAAGCCATCTACGTTCACTGCGAGTCCGGCAGCCGTGCGGTGATGGCAGATTCGCGATTGGGAAAACGTGTGCCCATCCACGCCACGGCAGCGGGTCTGGCCATCCTCTCGGCATACGACGACGACCGGGTCGAGTCGATCATCGACCGTCGCGGGCTCGAGGCGCTCACCTCTCGAACCATTACTGATCGCGACGAACTGTTCGAAGCGCTCGAACGTGTCCGTGAGCGTGGCTACAGTGTCAACGACCAGGGCACCATCGAGGGGCTGCGCTCCGTGGGTGCACCCGTTGTCGGCCCGGACGACGAGGTCGTCGGCGCGCTCTCGGTTTCTGGTCCGATTAATCGCATCAAGGGCGAACGCTTCGAGGAAGAATTACCGGAGCTCCTTATGGGCACGACCAATGAACTTGAGCTCAACATCGCCTACAGCTAAACCAGCCTGTGTGAGAGTGCCACTGGCACGAACGTTTAAGTCACTGGTCGGAAACTGTTGAGCCGACATGCTCGACGGTTACGAAATGCACGACCTGACACAGCCGTGGTGCGGTGACACGCCCGCGTGGCCAACCTACGACAACCCCAAGGTGTGGTACGAGAAGTCTCTCGACACCGAGAAGGTGAACGGCCAGAAAATCGAGTTCATGAACCATACCGGCACCCACCTCGACGGCGAGAAACACTTCATCGGCCACGGTCGGGATATCGAGTCGATGCCGCTGGACGAACTGGTAGGTGACGCCGTCATCGCCGATATCTCGGACAAAGTGGGGGATTACGACGTGTTCACCTCAGAGATGATCGAAGACGTTGTCGACGTGCGGGAAGGCGACATCCTCTACATCCACACGGGCTACCAGAAGTACGCCTGGCACACCGACCACGCGGACCCGCACAAGTTCTTCATCAAACACCCCGGCCCGAACCAGGAGTTCGCCGACTGGTGTAGAGAGAAAGGGCTAAACTACCTCATCGTCGACTGTGGCTCCGCGGACCACCCGATGAACACGGTAGTCAGGGACGTGCGGCCCGACGCCGCTGCCGAGGCCCGCGAGGCGCTGGGCGTCGACGACTTGGATGAGATTTTCCCCGAGGAGGGCTACCAGCTGATGCACACCGAACTGTTCCCGGAGGGCATCATCCACGTCGAGAACGCCATCTGCCCCGAGGAACTGCTGAACGAACGGGTCCAAATCGGGACGTTCCCGTGGCGGTTCCGCGGCGGTGAGTCCTCCGTCTGTCGCTGTGTGGCGTTCACAGAGGAGTAGCGGAGCGCTGACGACCGCAGTTTTTTGTGACTGTCTCCCGCCGCAGCCATGCGCGCTGTCGTCCTCGACGCGTGGGGAGGCGAACTGTCCGTCGAATCCGTCCCCGACCCGGAGCCCGGCCCCGGCGAGGGTGCGGTGGCCGCCGACGGTCTGGCTACCCCGCTCCACGTCGCTGAACGGGCGGCTATCGACGACGGCGAGACGGTGCTCGAGGAAGCTGCCGCCGACGGGACGCTTCCTGACCCGACTCTCAGTGAACGGCTCCGCAAAGCGACGCTCTGGAGCGACGGGCCGACCGTGGCTGTCGACACCGTCGGTGACCCCGAGACGCTCGATGCGGCGTGGGAGGCACTCGGGATGGGCGGGCGGCTCGTAACGCTCACGACACACCACCAGCGCGCGCTCGACATGCCGCTGGCGGAGTACGTCGTCCGGGAGCGGACTCTGCTCGGCTCTAGATACGCAACCTCAGACCAGGTGGTTCGGGCGGCACGTCTGCAGGCCGACGGCCGGGTAGACGCCGTGACCAACGGGACAGTCGGGTTGGCTGCGGTGCCGGAACTGCACGAACGTATCCGGGCCGGGGAGGGCTCCGGAGCGTTCGTTCTCGAGCCCTGAGTGGGTTCGCAGAAACGCCTTTACGGCCCGCGATAGCGTATTCAGCTATGACCGACGAAGCCATCCGGGGCAACCCGGCGGAGCACGCAGCTGACGCGGGGGCCGCCGGCTGGGAGGCCACTCGTGCTGACGTGATGCGTCAGCTCCGGGCCTGTCTCGCTGACGACCGCCCGGCGGCCACCGCCGTCGTCACGGATGTCGAGGGGTCTGCCTACCGCCGATCCGGTGCGCGGTTAGTCGTAACCGAGGCAGC is a window of halophilic archaeon DL31 DNA encoding:
- a CDS encoding cyclase family protein (PFAM: Putative cyclase~KEGG: hwa:HQ1938A cyclase); this encodes MLDGYEMHDLTQPWCGDTPAWPTYDNPKVWYEKSLDTEKVNGQKIEFMNHTGTHLDGEKHFIGHGRDIESMPLDELVGDAVIADISDKVGDYDVFTSEMIEDVVDVREGDILYIHTGYQKYAWHTDHADPHKFFIKHPGPNQEFADWCREKGLNYLIVDCGSADHPMNTVVRDVRPDAAAEAREALGVDDLDEIFPEEGYQLMHTELFPEGIIHVENAICPEELLNERVQIGTFPWRFRGGESSVCRCVAFTEE
- a CDS encoding Kinetochore-Ndc80 complex, subunit Spc25 (PFAM: Kinetochore-Ndc80 complex, subunit Spc25~KEGG: nph:NP4262A rad50 ATPase), which translates into the protein MTTSSDPTTKQARLSARNIGGIDETAVEFGSGITVLEGRNATNRTSLLQAIMASCGSERVSMKADAETATVSLSVDGQTSERTLTREDGELVGTGDALVEDVQSAELFAFLLESNEARRAVARGDDLRELIMRPIDTASIRREIQEAEQRKRAIDDRLEELEALEHARPALEGRHEELATEIEETEEKLAAVEADIDDTSAAIGEERAQQEQLTEKLSELRALRNQLDDVRYDRETERASIERSREEQADLQEELSALPEPDGGELEEIRRQRDEHRSERSRLERKLNELDTVVQFNQEILEGSRETVLDALGDGGARFDSGTVTDQLVTDEEAVNCWTCGSSVRTDEIEQTVDMLRELRARTAEERDVVQAELDRLDERAEELSAERDRHEEATDRLQRIERELEEGEETLDSLDDRRESLEADIEAVEHEVEQHRDESRGELLELHERANELERELGRLDNERDTVEAELAEVREGLEERAALEDERVALQDRLVDLRTRIERIQEEVVETFNEQMETVLGLLGYENLDRVWIERTKQMGAEEASYHLHIVRNTEGTVYEDSIDHLSESEREVVGLVFALAGYLAHEVYDDCPFVLLDSLEAIDSERIAALVDHFQSYSDYLVVALLPEDAAAVDEDYERITDI
- a CDS encoding transcriptional regulator, IclR family (KEGG: htu:Htur_2872 transcriptional regulator, IclR family~PFAM: Transcriptional regulator IclR, C-terminal; Transcriptional regulator IclR, N-terminal~SMART: Transcriptional regulator IclR, N-terminal), translating into MPTNTEHGPVSTVERAFDVVEFLREAETATLAEVTAALGVAKSTAHRHLRTLEQRGYVIREGDAFTLGMRFLDHGYFVRRRDPAYALAREKVEALAAQTEERAQFIVEEHDEAIYVHCESGSRAVMADSRLGKRVPIHATAAGLAILSAYDDDRVESIIDRRGLEALTSRTITDRDELFEALERVRERGYSVNDQGTIEGLRSVGAPVVGPDDEVVGALSVSGPINRIKGERFEEELPELLMGTTNELELNIAYS